The genomic DNA CCTCATACGCTCGTGCTCACGGCGGGAAACGCATCCGATATGACTGGAACAGATCTGTTCCTGCCCAGGATGCCGAAAACCCGTTACCTCATCGCGGACAAAGGCTATGACGCCGACAGGCTCCGGGAGGCCTTGCGCGGCTGCGGTACGGTTCCGGTG from Tistrella bauzanensis includes the following:
- a CDS encoding transposase, with the protein product MDRRLSPATASTIHILTDTFGRPHTLVLTAGNASDMTGTDLFLPRMPKTRYLIADKGYDADRLREALRGCGTVPVIRGRTN